The following are encoded together in the Macadamia integrifolia cultivar HAES 741 chromosome 10, SCU_Mint_v3, whole genome shotgun sequence genome:
- the LOC122091236 gene encoding fatty-acid-binding protein 1 — MCSLRFPLWFSQPSNRPHRSQGSSSPSSYSAAAAVGVGIGLSLSITHNFINQRNPLLLSALNSIFSNFRPHCSIPMMGSISLANDSSAATEPRTGMSFPSILNNTQRLLGIGLRKKSILVKNIDVYAFGVYADETDIKNLLSEKYGKLSVSALKENKEFLEDVLEKDIGMTIQLQIVYGRLSIGSVRSAFAESVGGRLQKFGGSDNKELLNRFTSLLKDEYKIPKGTVIDISRDKDHLLRITIDGKDAGSIQSKLLCRSLFDLYVGEDPFDKQAKENIEQNLASLVIQ, encoded by the exons ATGTGCTCTCTTCGCTTTCCTCTCTGGTTTTCTCAGCCATCGAATCGCCCTCATCGCtcccaaggatcttcctctccttcttcctacTCCGCCGCAGCCGCGGTCGGTGTTGGTATCGGTCTTAGCCTTTCCATTACCCATAACTTTATAAACCAGAGGAACCCTCTTCTTCTAAGCGCACTCAATTCCATCTTTTCGAATTTCCGACCCCATTGTTCTATTCCAATGATGGGATCTATCTCTTTAGCCAATGATTCCTCTGCAGCCACGGAACCCAGGACGGGAATGTCTTTCCCTTCCATTTTGAACAACACTCAACGATTGCTTGGAATTGGGTTGCGCAAAAAAAGTATTTTGGTGAAGAACATCGATGTATACGCTTTCG GTGTTTATGCTGATGAAACTGACATAAAGAACTTGTTGAGTGAGAAATATGGAAAGCTTTCTGTTTCCGCACTGAAGGAAAACAAAGAATTCCTGGAAGATGTACTGGAAAAGGATATAGGTATGACTATTCAACTTCAAATAGTGTATGGCAGATTGAGCATTGGTTCTGTACGTAGTGCTTTTGCGGAATCTGTAGGAGGTAGGCTCCAAAAGTTTGGCGGATCTGATAATAAAGAACTGCTTAACAG GTTCACTTCCCTGTTGAAAGATGAATATAAGATACCAAAGGGAACTGTAATAGATATTTCAAGGGACAAGGATCATTTACTTCGCATAACGA TTGATGGAAAAGATGCCGGAAGCATCCAAAGCAAGCTCTTGTGTCGGTCACTTTTTGATCTTTATGTTGGTGAAGACCCATTTGATAAACAAGCCAAAGAGAATATTGAGCAGAACTTGGCTTCCCTTGTAATTCAATAG
- the LOC122091235 gene encoding probable linoleate 9S-lipoxygenase 5 → MGNNLQCGKGDKKKKKIKGSVVLMKKNVLDFNDLHASVLDRVHEFLGKGVSIQLISAVHCDPDKEMRGKVGAPAFLEQWITKITPLTARTSTYKVSFQWDIEAIGIPGAFIIKNMHHSEFYLKTVTLEDVPGKGRVHFVCNSWVYPTKRYKYDRVFFANETLLPRDTPEPLQKYREDELVNLRGDGKEELKEWDRVYDYAFYNDLGDPDKGLKYARPVLGGSTKYPYPRRGRTGRKHANSDHTSESRINLLMSLDIYVPRDERFGHLKMSDFLAYALKALVQFLLPEFKALCDRTPNEFDTFQDVLDLYERGIQLPNGPTVDKVRDKIPLELLKELFRSDGERLLKFPTPQVIQDKKSAWRTDEEFAREMLAGVNPVCIRRLEEFPPTSKLDPKVYGNQKSSITKDHIEKKLNGLKVDKAIKKNKLFILDHHDTLMPYLRRINTTSTKTYATRTLLFLKDDGTLKPLAIELSLPHPDGDRHGVISKVFTPAEQGVEASVWQLAKAYAAVNDSGVHQLISHWLHTHAVIEPFVIAINRQLSVLHPIHKLLQPHFRDTMNINALARQILINAGGVFEHTVFPAKFAMEMSSMVYKSWVLPEQALPADLMKRGMAVPDSNSPHGLRLLIEDYPYAVDGLEIWSAIEAWVHEYCSFYYRKDEMVQSDSELQSWWAELRDVGHGDKKDEPWWPKMQTVAELTQTCTIIIWIASALHAAVNFGQYPYAGYLPNRPTISRRFMPEPGSPEYAELEQKPDTVFLKTITSQLQTLLGVSLIEILSRHSSDEVYLGQRDTPEWTSDAAPLKAFERFGKKLVKIENRIMEMNNDKRWRNRVGPVKMPYTLLYPDTSNYTSVGGLTGRGIPNSVSI, encoded by the exons ATGGGTAACAACTTGCAATGCGGGAAGggggacaagaagaagaagaagatcaaaggaTCTGTTGTGTTGATGAAGAAAAATGTCTTGGACTTTAATGACTTACATGCCTCTGTACTCGACCGTGTTCATGAGTTCCTGGGAAAAGGAGTATCAATCCAGCTCATCAGTGCTGTTCATTGCGACCCAG ATAAGGAGATGCGGGGAAAGGTTGGAGCACCGGCATTCTTGGAACAGTGGATCACAAAAATTACCCCATTAACTGCTAGAACATCTACTTACAAGGTCTCATTCCAGTGGGATATTGAAGCAATAGGAATACCTGGAGCTTTCATCATCAAGAACATGCACCACAGTGAGTTCTACCTCAAGACCGTCACACTTGAAGACGTCCCAGGGAAGGGTCGTGTCCACTTTGTCTGCAATTCTTGGGTTTACCCAACGAAGCGTTACAAATATGATCGTGTTTTCTTCGCTAACGAG ACCCTCCTACCAAGAGATACACCTGAGCCTTTACAGAAGTACAGGGAAGATGAGCTTGTGAACCTAAGAGGAGATGGGAAGGAAGAGCTCAAGGAATGGGACAGGGTCTATGATTATGCTTTCTATAACGATCTGGGGGACCCTGACAAAGGACTCAAATATGCACGCCCTGTTCTCGGAGGTTCAACCAAATACCCTTACCCGCGAAGGGGAAGAACTGGTCGAAAACATGCAAATTCAG ATCATACCTCTGAGAGCAGAATAAATTTGTTAATGAGTCTGGACATTTATGTTCCAAGAGATGAAAGGTTTGGTCACTTGAAGATGTCAGATTTCCTTGCATATGCTCTGAAAGCTTTAGTTCAGTTCCTTCTCCCTGAGTTTAAAGCTTTATGTGATAGAACACCTAATGAGTTTGACACCTTTCAAGATGTATTAGACCTCTATGAGAGAGGGATCCAACTTCCTAATGGTCCAACAGTAGATAAAGTTAGGGATAAAATCCCCTTGGAGCTCCTAAAGGAACTCTTTCGCTCTGATGGTGAAAGACTCCTCAAATTCCCTACACCACAAGTGATCCAAG ACAAGAAGTCTGCTTGGAGAACAGATGAAGAGTTCGCACGAGAAATGCTTGCTGGAGTGAACCCTGTTTGCATCCGCCGTCTTGAA GAATTTCCCCCCACCAGCAAACTTGATCCCAAAGTATATGGAAACCAGAAAAGTTCAATTACTAAAGATCACATTGAGAAGAAGTTAAATGGTCTAAAAGTAGACAAG GCCATTAAGAAGAATAAGCTCTTCATACTGGATCATCATGACACATTGATGCCATACCTGAGACGTATAAATACCACTTCCACAAAGACTTATGCAACCAGAACACTTCTCTTCTTGAAAGATGATGGGACATTGAAGCCACTGGCAATTGAGCTGAGTCTACCACATCCAGATGGTGACCGACATGGTGTAATTAGCAAGGTCTTCACTCCTGCTGAACAAGGTGTTGAAGCCTCAGTATGGCAGCTAGCTAAAGCTTATGCAGCGGTGAATGACTCTGGTGTTCACCAGCTCATTAGTCACTG GTTACATACCCATGCGGTGATTGAGCCATTTGTCATTGCGATAAATAGACAATTGAGTGTGCTTCATCCAATCCATAAGCTTTTGCAGCCTCACTTTCGTGATACCATGAACATAAATGCCTTGGCTCGGCAAATCCTCATCAATGCTGGCGGTGTGTTTGAGCATACAGTTTTCCCAGCAAAATTTGCAATGGAAATGTCTTCTATGGTTTACAAGAGCTGGGTTCTCCCCGAGCAGGCACTGCCTGCAGATCTCATGAAGAG GGGGATGGCAGTTCCAGACTCAAACAGTCCTCATGGCCTCCGCCTGTTGATCGAAGACTACCCTTATGCTGTTGATGGCCTTGAAATATGGTCAGCCATTGAAGCATGGGTCCATGAATACTGCTCTTTTTACTACCGCAAGGATGAGATGGTCCAAAGCGACTCTGAACTCCAATCATGGTGGGCCGAGCTCCGTGATGTAGGCCATGGTGACAAGAAGGATGAACCGTGGTGGCCCAAGATGCAGACGGTTGCTGAGCTAACACAGACATGCACCATAATCATATGGATAGCTTCAGCCCTCCATGCAGCTGTTAATTTTGGACAATACCCATATGCAGGTTACCTCCCGAACCGTCCAACCATAAGCCGTCGTTTCATGCCTGAACCAGGCTCTCCGGAATATGCTGAGCTTGAACAGAAACCTGACACAGTATTCCTGAAAACAATTACAAGCCAGCTCCAAACCCTCCTAGGTGTATCCCTCATTGAGATTTTGTCCAGGCATTCTTCTGATGAGGTCTATCTTGGGCAGAGAGACACTCCTGAGTGGACCTCAGATGCAGCACCACTGAAAGCTTTTGAGAGATTTGGGAAGAAGCTAGTAAAGATTGAAAATAGGATCATGGAGATGAACAATGACAAAAGGTGGAGGAATCGAGTAGGGCCTGTCAAGATGCCATACACCTTGCTCTATCCAGACACTTCCAATTATACCAGTGTTGGTGGGCTAACTGGGAGAGGAATACCCAATAGTGTTTCAATCTAA